The Streptomyces bacillaris sequence GTGTCGTAGAGCTGCCTTTACAGCCAACGCGCGCTGTACAGAGGGTTGGTAGGGGGTCAGGAACCACATTCCTGATTCCTGCCCTCCCGCGCATTCCGGCCGAAAACTCACCCCGCGCGGCCGACACCGATTGAGTTGCCGATTTCTCCCGCCCGCTGCCGTAGCACGGGAACGAGCTCCAGGTTGTCCCCTCGCTCGGCGCTCTGCAGGAGTTCGGTGATGACCACCAGCTCCGCGAAGCGCCCGGCGTCGCTCGCGAGGGTGCCGGACAGTTCCTTCCGTACGCGCTGCGCCGCCTCAGGGACCGCGAGGCTGTAGGCGTGGAGGAGCGCGGCGTCGTGGCCGGCGGGAGCGGTGCCCCAGCCTTCCCAGTCCAGGATGGCGAGTTGGGGCCCGGTGAGGTTGGCCCAGTGCAGGTCGCCGTGGGCGGTGGACCAGGCGGGTGGGACCGTGGGGACGGGGCCGGGGAGGAAGGCGAGGTACTTCGGCATGGCCCGGTCCAGGTACGCCTGGCGTACGGCCGCGCGTACGGTGCGCACGGCGGAGAGACGGCCGAGTGCCGTACGCAGACCGCTCCACCAGGCGGCCGACAGGCCGGGCGCCTCGGTGAGTACGGGGGTGGGGGAGACGGCCCGGCCCTCGACGTGGTCGTACAGCTCGGCCCGGTAGGCGTCCCGCCCCTCCGCCCACTCCCGTACGAGATGGAGACGGGGACGCGGAACCTGCGGGCCCACCAGCCGCTCGGCCTCCTCCGGCCCGGTCCACAGCTTGCCGTTCGCCTTCTCCACCGGGCTGTGGACGACCCGCA is a genomic window containing:
- a CDS encoding phosphotransferase family protein is translated as MFAEPDDPAAVDRMRAARAMACAALGVTAPGVTALGVTAPAPQAHSGTREAWGWRGRTLGGPVLGPYGLGWLRVVHSPVEKANGKLWTGPEEAERLVGPQVPRPRLHLVREWAEGRDAYRAELYDHVEGRAVSPTPVLTEAPGLSAAWWSGLRTALGRLSAVRTVRAAVRQAYLDRAMPKYLAFLPGPVPTVPPAWSTAHGDLHWANLTGPQLAILDWEGWGTAPAGHDAALLHAYSLAVPEAAQRVRKELSGTLASDAGRFAELVVITELLQSAERGDNLELVPVLRQRAGEIGNSIGVGRAG